The Cucurbita pepo subsp. pepo cultivar mu-cu-16 chromosome LG05, ASM280686v2, whole genome shotgun sequence nucleotide sequence CTGTATACAGAATAATGTAATGTCAATTAGAGATGAGAGTGAATAATGATGAATTTCAAGAGATAAAGAACACACATCGGCGTTGCGTCGTTGTCCATCGAAAGGGTATCCAACAATGAACCCTGACAGAGAAAGTTCAGAGATCTGCAAACACAAACCAGAAGCAGGTGTAAATATACACATCATGAAAATGACTGAAGGTTTCAAGAAAGAATAGCATTGGCAATTCAATATCAGATAatcaaagattaaaaataactatGCTGCACAGCAACACATCACGGAAGAAGAGGGGAAAAAATGGTGAAGTTAGAGCTAATGTATTACATTTTAAACCTAGAGCTATCTACCTAAATTCATAGTGGCTTCATAAGAAATCCCATTTGGACATTAGAAGGTACTCACTGAAGATCGAGTAAATTAAAGTCCTCCCTACAGAATTTTGTGGCACCACCCTTCAATCATTGTTTATCATTTATCATTGCATCAAATAACATTTAACAAATATTCATCACAAAACAGAGTAAAATATCTCACCAATCTCTGAAAATCCAGAGCCATCAGATGCATATTGGTTTTCTTCCTGAACAAAACACTGCAGAACCGAAGAACAACTAATACTGGTCACGTtatttcaacttcaacttaAATCCCATTACTACAAATCTCTCAGACACAATACTATGaacagagaaacaaaataCCTAAGAGGCGATGCGATTTTATTATCTGGATCAGAGACGGCCAAACCAACATACTTATCACCAACATCTAAACCCAAAAAACGGCCACGTTCAAGGGCATTTCCCTTTAACAAATCGCGAAACAAATTCAACGGCCTCACGTACTTCATCTTGTACTACTATCTAGCTCAGTGAACCATGTTATCCAGCAGCTGATTCGCACAAATCATTTTCAGCTTCGCGCCTTCGAAGACCAAAACGTACAATTAGTGCAACAATTAACTCAGCACATTCAAATTCATTCGCAATCCATTGTAACTTGAAAACTCAATAGAATTCATAGATTCCAACTATTACCTGCAGACTTGAAGATGAAGCACAGTGAATTAAGCCCGAATCCGGAACCTCGATACAATTAATTTTCGGAAGAAATCCCAATTTGATCTGGTCAGGACCAGACCTTTGGAAAACCCTTGAAATTTCATTAGGCTCATTATCAAGCCCTTGGCCCAAATCTTTtggtatatatttaaataatttaaaaattacttattATCATTtgtctattttaaaatatttttttgttcaaaattgataaattaacGAGggacaatttttatttacaaaaaaaaccaCATTAATAtgtttccaaaatttataattagatgctaataaataataatgtattaataatagaaaaatctACCCGAGTAAccccattatttatttatcttaatcAATTGATTTAACTACGTTAATGAactcgtaaataaaatataatttgaatttatgtgCGCTCAATCTATatactttgaaaaaaaaaaatatgttacattttaattttataaatcaaatttaattttataatttatttaataaatttaatgatacatttttatattttatttgagatGATTTTTAAgtggttttaaaatatttaaaagtggaaaaaaaaaacataagcCCTCTCGGACTAAGGGCAGGACCTCACGTTGTGATGTATGAGTGAAGCttcttattattcttattattattatttggtaaTTAAGAATTTGACGAACCCACGTTGCGAAGGTCAAACACCAAGACcattgaaaaaaagagagactCGGGCTCATTAAATTACATTAGATGGGTTCGAACTTTTAATCTCTTTAGACGAGAGCATATAACTTGATAAATCGACACAACATCGTTACAATATTTagttgtatatttttttacgaactaaaaaaaactttgtaaaatttatttttttcgagGTCGGGATGATCACTAGATTTATATCCCTCCagttaaatcaaatcaatctaATTTACGCTAATTATGTTACGAAATACAGCTTGcaatttacaatttattataaaaaaaatgtgcattttaatttaaagacatatttgttattttggAGGCTTTAGAAATACggaaacagaaagaaaaaaaaacattattattatttattaatgaataaaaagcAGGAAAAAGGGGTGATGTCGGTGGAAATAGGTAATTGGACGACCAAACACACGCTCGCTGCAAGAAAAAGACAGAGAAAATTGGTTTTAAATggcattttttaaattattattttgttgagtatcaatttttttgcaaaaatatatttaaaagttttaatctttttttcttttgtttaataataattttcctcATCCAAATCTGAAAGctttcaactctttttttctctgtttcagACTCCTTCATCAACTCGGTTCTTATGAAGTTCTCTGAAAATGAATTCCAGAACAGCGATAACTCTGTTTTGAGACCGATTCTTCTTTACTCTTCAATTTTCCTTCTGGGTTTCTTTGCTTCTGAATCCACAAGTAATTAAGAACCGCTTAGTTTGCTGATTCAGGTTCTCCAACCTCATACTCCCTTTTTAATTTCGCCTCGTTTTCCTAAACAAACACTTTTGGTCTTGCTTTTTGTGACCTTTGCCATGATTATAAAGGGATTTTGTTGATTGGCTCTAGGACGCACGCACGCGTCTGTTTCTGCTCTGTAATTTAAGTGGGTGTGCCTTGTTCTTTgttaattgtttttcttttatgagaATCCAGGGAGTTCTCAGAATTTTTGCGAGCGGTGGCTCAATTTAGATCCTATTGAGTTGACCCAGATAGGAATTTACAAGAAATAGGTTTCTTCGAGTAATTTTCGCCTCAATTGACTTGGATTTGACTTGTTTTTTGCGATTATTTTTGCATTTGTTTCTGTTCTTAAAGCGTTGCTATCGGATTTTCCTTAGCTCAAGTGAACTCTGAATCGGATTTTTGCGTTCTTGTTTAGCACACACTTTCTTTTCTGCGATTAGATACGATTTGGGTTTCTTCGCATCCATCTGCTTAGCTTTTGTGGGGTTATATGTGAAAGGGGTTGATGAATTTGACTTGGGTATGTCTAATTTGGCTTCTTCAGGATTCTATTGGATTGGCTCATTGGCATGTGGCGTTGGATGGACTAGAGGAGCTTTACAAGCACTTTTATAATCTAAAGCTCTGAATCATAATCATTGCATCTGTGGTCAAATTTGGTTATCGGGATGGGTTGTGAGTGTTCGAAGTTCGCAGATTGTTGTTTTGGTTCAGAGGAAACCAAACCAGTTGCTAGTGTTCCAGAAGATGGTAATAAGTTTGTGCATTTTAGAGGTTCCTGAGAATTCTAATGCTCATGTTTTCATGTTGTTCATATGTTCAGAAAGTGTTGTGAAGAGCGAGTTGGATGTGCCCACATTTCGTGAGTTCACCATTGATCAATTGAGGACGGCTACGTCTGGATTTGCTGTTGAAAATATAGTATCTGAACATGGGGAAAAGGCTCCGAATGTGGTTTACAAGGGGAAACTCGATAACCAGAGACGAATCGCCGTCAAAAGATTTAATAGATCAGCCTGGCCAGATGCTAGACAGTTTTTGGTTAGTACGGTCTCCATTTTGCATTTCTATGTTGCCATATTCTCGTGCATTCAAATGCATTTACACATATTCATTTCGAGGTCCATGGAGGACTCGATTAGGTTGCCCTTTCCAGTTTGGTAGGGATGACCACTTCTGGTAGATAGTGAACACATTCTTGAAAGAATGTGAGCTACAAGATATCAACCTACTTGATAACAAGATATTACACAAATTTCCTCCAATGTCCAGTAATTGAAATGAACTACATACGTTAGGGGCATTTCAATTTACAATCTTGGGCTTATTATATTCTGTTATGAAGGTCTAGGGACCTAACTTTTAATCTGTCTTATCTAGCTTGCTCTTTGTTTGACTCTCAAATGAACAAACAGAATCTTGTGTTGGTATATTGCATCTCGAGTATTTCGATACAAATCTTGATGAAATTTCCAtcagcccatgatctatatgTCTgcaatatatacttttttagGAGGAAGCAAGAGCTGTCGGTCAGCTTCGAAACCATAGATTGGCAAATTTACTTGGCTGTTGCTTCGAGGGCGAGGAGCGGTTGCTTGTTGCAGAATTTATGCCCAATGAAACATTAGCAAAGCACTTATTTCATTGTAAGTTCATTGAAGTTATTATTCTTTTGATGCACTTGAACTTCATATCAGCTACATTATATCTATTTTCACATTCAAGCCATGATTGTTTTCTATacattatgaatattttttgcTTCATGGAAGATGCAATCTAAGTGCTTGGCATTTTTCTTCTGAGGTGGTAGGTAttaattgtttatttgttcAACCCCTGTGACCTTCTTGTATGCCTATCCTTCCCGTTTTGACACAACATTTTGACCTAATTTAGTTTTTACTATCATATATCATTGATGGATACTAATAAACCAATAGACGAGTATCATCGATTTACGTCGGTTGGTCTATTAGTGATAGACACCTTCTCTAATAGATATTCATTAGCGGTATAAATCTATCAGTGATATATGTGAGAGTAAAAAGGAAATTACGTAAAAATGTCTATATATGTGCgcagaaaatataatttttttttttttcatatttgaaaaCTCATAATCATGATGCCGTCTTAGCAAATATGGGAATGTGAATTTGCACCCATTAAAGTTTCTCTCAAATTGATTAACTATACGTTGACATAATTTTGTAAGCTAACTTATGTGTGGATGAGTGTTTTAGTCCTTTGGCATGCTTTATTGCGTTAGtatattcattcatttcttttatatgGTTACCTGCCGCACATGTTTCCTAAATTTTGTACGTGCGCTATTCAGGGGAAAATCAGCCTATGAAGTGGTCGATGCGGTTATCTATTTTCACATTCAAGCCATGATTGTTTTCTATACATCATGAATATTTTTGCTTCATGGGAGATGCAATCTAAGTGCTTGGCGTTTTTCTTCTGAGGTGGTGggtattaattgtttttttgttcaatcCCTATGACCTTCTTGTACGccttgttagacgaacacgactctccacaatggtatgatattgtccactttgagcataagctctcatggctttgctttgggcttccccaaaaggcctcataccaatggagttagtattcctcacttataaacccatgatcattccctaaattagccgatgtgggacttccatcatccaacacgcCTATCCTTCCCTGTCGATACCGTGAtaatatgttaaatattttatttcgacCTTACTGCATacaccattttttaatttcatctccAATGTTTtgacaattaaaatttaggggCACTTGCAAATATGGCAACAACACTAAGCATCTGTCACACATTGTTTCCTAAATTTTGTACATGTGCTATTCAGGGGAAAATCAGCCTATGAAGTGGTCGATGCGGTTAAGGGTGGCACTACATCTTGCACAGGCTCTTGAATATTGCACCAGCAAAGGGCGAGCACTTTATCACGATCTAAATGCTTACAGAATTGTTTTTGATGATGTATGTatcattttatcttttcttccATATCTTATACCCTCATGTTAGGATTTGACTAAGTTATTCACACTAAACATATCTTCTTTTAGGAAGGGAACCCTCGACTTTCATGTTTCGGTCTGATGAAAAATAGTAGAGATGGGAGAAGTTACAGCACAAATTTGGCATTTACTCCCCCTGAATATTTAAGGACAGGTATATGCTCTCTATctggatgaaaattttattataccACGTGAAATTATGCTCATATATTGGGTTCAAACTTCAAGCGTCATGGTGACTACTTAGAATATTACATCGCATGTAAGGTGGGAGATTGAAACACACGACATCTTAGTGGGAGTAGAAATACCTTAACAATTGAGTTACGCTCATGTTTGCCATACGCGCTTATTTAGTACTCTTACCTTTCTATGTACTTATGGTTTTCTCTGCAGGTGGAATAACACCAGAAAGTGTCATATACAGCTTTGGAACTCTTTTGCTTGATCTTCTAAGTGGAAAACATATTCCTCCAAGCCATGTAAGTGTCTTATGTTTTGAAAAGCTGTTTCTATATCGTTTTGGCATGAGTTCTTTTAAGATCTGGCAATGTTTGGTATGGAtagaaaacaacaaattacTTCTTGGAAATCTCTATTGTTACCTCTGTATGTTGTCGTTCATAAATTCGGTACCAAGTTTTTTACTTTACTAATATTTGTTTGGACATCTCTCAGGCTCTAGACCTCATACGGGACAGGAATCTTCAGATGCTTACTGATTCTTGTCTGGAAGGACAATTCTCAAATGATGAGGGTACTGAATTAGTGCGGCTTGCTTCACGCTGTTTACAATATGAACCTAGAGAGCGTCCCAATACAAAATCATTAGTTGCGGCATTGATTCCTCTTCAGAAAGATGTCGAGGTAACTTACCCCCCACCCGCTTAGTGCTTGCATTTATCATTTCGAGTATCTCCCTTATCAATCTCTTATGGTAACTTGTACGACGCATAAGTTCATATTTACTGTATGAGCTGCTAGATTTTAGACAAGAAGCATGCTAGCATAAGATCTAATGATAATATCTGGCTATTTGGTTTATTTGCTTAGTATAGATATagcagctcaagcccaccgctagtagatattgtcttctttgggcttttcctcaaggtttttaaaatgcgtctgctgggaagaggtttccacacccttataaagaatgtttctcCTAAActacaaaacaaataaacaaaaaatagtttgTTTGGATAGAATTTGTTGGTTTTTGTTGGCtcaattgatttgattttcaaaagatttGGTTTCggatatggtttttttttgttaatttttagcttttttaCTGTTGTTTAGAATGAGCTCATGGTTAATTCTGTGACAGGTTCCTTCCCATGCATTGATGGGCATACCACATGATGCTGCAACTATGAATCTGTCATCTCTCGGTGAAGCTAGCTTAAGAATGGATATGACAGCCATACATGAAATCTTAGAAAATATTGGGTATAAGGATGATGAGGGTGCAGCAACTGAGGTTTGTTAATTATTAGAAACTTTACGCCTACACTCTTATCTGTTCATTGGTTTTCTGAGTGACACAGTCTGAAATTTGCTTAGCATTCAGTAAATTGTCAGTTAATTGCTGTATACCGTCTTGTATGCAGCTCTCGTTCCAGATGTGGACTAACCAGATGCAGGACACGTTGACCTCGAAGAAAAAGGGCGACTTTGCTTTCCGGCAGAAGGATTTCAGAGCTGCAATTGAGTGCTATACCCAGGTCTAAATCTTCTTACTTGTTCATGTTCTTATGAGTTCTTTAAATTTGCCCTTCCATTGTAGGATATATCCTTAAAACTTCCTGTTCTTACCCATAATATGAAGCTGGTGGCATATTGTTTGGACGAGGATCATTGAGGAAAGGGAAGTTTTCTTTACAGAATCTGTGGGGATGGCCTTGTAGAACTGCGTACTTTTCATGTATCTTGGAGTACTTGCTATTTTATTGACCAGTCCGCGCTTCATTGCAGTTCATAGAGGTTGGGACCATGGTTTCTCCAACAGTATTTGCGCGTCGGAGTTTGGCCTATCTGATAAGCAGTATGCCACAGGAAGCCCTTGATGATGCAATGCAAGCCCAAGTAATATCTCCTCTTTGGCATGTTGCATCGTATCTGCAAGCTTCTGCACTTTTCGCCCTTGGAAAGGACAACGAGGCACATATAGCGCTCCGGGAGGGTTCTGTCCTCGAAAGTAAAAGGAATGCAGCAACCTGAGAACTGGCAAAATGATAGACAGAAACTCTCCATTGAAATTGCTGTTCTTCTCGAGATGAGAACAGATCAGAGTTCGTACATATCGCAAAACGTGGGCTTAGGATTATCAACATCTAGAGTTTGAATGGAGAGAAATGGAGGTACTTCTACCTGACCTTGATTTGTTCATATTGTCAAGTTGAAGTTTTTTTAAGATCACTTCTGGATGAGTTGATTTGCTGAGTTTTTCTGAGGGTGTTGGATAACTTCTTTATTCAAAACTACAGTTAGTCTTATTGCATTTGTTCCTTTCTTAATACAAGCATTTTGTGATATGATTGATTATGTTGCTTTCTGAACATCATTTATCTGTAAAGGATTCACTTTTAAATTGCATTCGAGGTTGAAATGGAGAATGCTCTTGNACTACAGTTAGTCTTATTGCATTTGTTCCTTTCTTAATACAAGCATTTTGTGATATGATTGATTATGTTGCTTTCTGAACATCATTTATCTGTAAAGGATTCACTTTTAAATTGCATTCGAGGTTGAAATGGAGAATGCTCTTGCCAATTTCCAATGCTTATAATTTGTGTACAAACATCATTGTTGAGCTGATTAAGGGTGACTAGTTACACgttattgctttttttttccataatagCTCACCTAGTTAAGACATATATCAGAGATCGAAGAGCTTAGAGATTTGTATTCCTAACCTCATgtgttaaactaaaaaaagaaaaaataaaataaaaactcaactCCAAACCCAACGTTTGAATTCCTATGAACttgaaaaattctcaaatcAGGAAATGGAatagattttgagatcccacgtcggttggagagggaaatgaagtattctttataagcgtgtgtaaacctctccttaacagacacgttttaaaaccttgaggggaatcctGGCAGAAAAACcccaagaggacaatatctgctagcggtgggctcaggttgtaacaaatggtatcagattcggacactgggtggtgtgccagtgaggaggttggGCCCCAAaacggggtggattgtaagattccacatcgatttgagagggaaacgaaacattctttataagggtgtggaaacccctcCTTGGccgacatgttttaaaaccttgaagagaagtccagaaagaaaagcccaaagaagacaatattaattaacggtgggcttgggctgttacaaatggtattagagccatacACTGGGCAGTGTCCTTGATGGGGCCCaaaggagggtgaattgtgagatcccacattggttagagagggaaacgaagcattctttataagggtgttgagaCCTCTCCCTTGCAGGCGTATTTCAGTcgaaagatgacaatatttgctagcagtgggcttagaTTGTTACAAGGATTGAGGTAAGAAACTCTGTAGGTCGACAATAGGAATGCATCTCAGATGCTGTCTACTCTACAGAGACTGTTTACAGCAAGAAATATCaaactttttcatttaaattttcatcatACTTACAGAACTCATGCcatatatcaataatttaatgcAACAACAAATTTAGCACATCAATACACCAAAACTCACATCATCAAACAACAACTTATTCACCCCAAAGCCCACATACTTAGCAACTGAAACAGAAATTTAGCAGGATATATCTTCAATTCCACTCTTATTCGTGCTCCAGCATATCATCTTCCTCCTCATCCTCTGCTACAGCATCTTGATACTGCTGgtactctgataccaaatcaTTCATATTACTCTCAGCCTCTGTAAACTCCATCTCATCCATTCCCTCCCCTGTGTACCAATGCAAAAACGCCTTCCTCCTGAACATGACCGTGAATTGCTCGGAGACTCGTCGAAACATCTCTTGTATTGAGGTTGAGTTTCCCATGAATGTCGAAGACATCGACAACCCAGTTGGTGGAATGTCACAAACACTTGACTTAACATTGTTTGGAATCCACTCAACAAAGTAGGATGAGTTCTTGTTCTGTACGTTAATCATCTGTTCGTCGACTTCCTTGGTACTCATCTTGCCACGGAACAAAGCCGAGGCAGTTAGGTATCGACCATGGCGAGGATCAGCAGCACACATCATGTTTTTGGCATCCCACATTTGCTGTGTGAGCTCAGGGATGGTGAGCGCACGGTACTGCTGCGAGCCACGAGCAGTCAAGGGTGCAAAACCAACCATGAAGAAGTGGAGTCGTGGGAAAGGGATGAGGTTCACAGCGAGCTTTCGGAGGTCGGAATTGAGCTGGCCGGGGAAGCGAAGGCAGCATGTAACTCCACTCATGGTTGTGGAAATCAAGTGGTTGAGATCACCAACTAAAGCACACAAAAATCGGAATAAGAGAGCTATTGCATCTCAAGTATATTGATTGCTACAACATGTGATACTGGGAGAGAAACTTACAACTGGGATTGGTGAGCTTGAGGGTTCTAAAGCAGATATCATAGAGTGCTTCATTATCCAAAACCATGCACTCATCAGCATTCTCCACCAACTGGTGCACAGAGAGAGTGGCATTATAGGGCTCAACCACTGTATCTGAGACCTTAGGTGAAGGGAACACAGAGAAAGTTAACATCATCCTGTCAGGATACTCTTCCCTGATCTTTGATATCAGTAGGGTTCCCATTCCAGATCCAGTCCCTCCTCCAAGTGAATGGCAAACTTGAAACCCTGTTCCACATTCAAACCAAGATCAGGATTTTGATTACTCTCAATATTTATTAGAGTAGAAATAACATCTTATGTATTGAATATGGGAAGAACAGATCTCATAGTCATCTCATATTCATACCTTGTAAACAGTCACAATTCTCAGCTTCTTTTCTGACCACATCAAGAACAGAATCAACTAATTCAGCTCCTTCGGTGTAATGGCCTTTAGCCCAGTTGTTTCCAGCTCCATTTTGCCCAAAAACAAAGTTATCAGGCCTGAATATATTCCCATAAGGACCTGTTCTGAGGCTGTCCATGGTTCCTGGTTCAAGATCAACCAGAACAGCCCTCGGAACGTACCGGCCGCCGCTCGCTTCGTTGTAGTAAACATTAACTCTTTCGAGTTGAAGGTTACTAGTTCCGGTGTAGTTTCCAGTGGGATCTATGCCATGTTCATCACAAACAACTTCCCAAAACTTAGCCCCGATTTGGTTTCCACACTGTCCTGCTTGAAGATGGAggatttctctcatttttgAAAGCAGAGGAAAGCAAGAGGGAAATGGCAGATGGTTTGAGGGTTTGCAGGCAGAGGGaaggagggagggagggataTATAAGGGGGTTTTCAGGATGAAGTGAAATGGAGTTTCTAGTCTTTATGTTGAGGGGGAAATGGCGTAAAAGGATAGTGAAAGTGAAGGTTGAAAGACATGGAAGAAgattgaattaataatttcatgtGGGAATGTATGAATGAAGAGAGACCTGTCAAATTCCAAATTGGAGTTGTGTGAGCTGGATGACAAGGAAGCTGACAACAACAGCAGACTGCTACTTCTTCTGTCTTTATTCATAAACTTCAACCACCAATTAATCCAATCCTCTTATCTTCATGCCTTCCTGTCTAAATCATTGGGTTTACAAAagatattttcatatcttgcTTGGTGTCTGGTGGtagacatctctctctctctatatatatatatatgtatgtatgtatgtgtatgtACATACTCTGCCTTGTTCATGATAACCATCTTATTATTGCCTTTTGGAATTGCTTGTTTTGAGGATCAAGTTTTAAGTTTGAAGGTGGTATAGATTTACTTTTGAGTTTCTGTTTAAAGTGTTTCATACTAGTGTAGATATTAATACTCTCAAGCCTCGAACTCGAGATGTTTAGAGCGACGAGTTTTGGGAGTGTAGGTAGAAATTTTAGTGAAGGCGAGGCACGAACATACTGAAAAGGAGTGACGAATTTGATATCTTAATTgctattttgaatttgatatcttaattgctattttttatatttattcttgaaccagggttaacaagaaaaaggaggaCATAAttgttgttaatttttattagagATTAGATTAGTGGAGTAAATTTGGGTTTTAGATTGTTGGTTTGGTGGGATGGGTTGACATTTTAACAATTGGAAAAGGATTTGCACCttaaaattgatgttttgCTTCCTAATTTGGTGGGATTTGACTTAACTCATCCCCACATCTGTTAATCAACTTCAATAATTTCCTCCCATCTTTAATGATCAACTTAGTTTCATTCTCGAGGATACGAACGTCCAGTGCTTTTCGGCTCTTATTTTTTAAGCTAAGGTTGCAACACTCTAGTATTTAGTAAATTCTTTGACTAAGGCCTTTAATTGGCTTAATGCAACCCCTTAGCAACTTAAACctttaaattgatttatagagaaagtttgaaagaaaacacgggaataaaacataaaataattagttggAAGGTAAAAGCATTGAAGGACAattttgaactaaaattttGTCATATAACTTTAGTGTTAGATAGAAAAGGATGTGCGTGGACCTTGAGGAACGTATGCATAAACCTTTTCGAACTTAATTTCAAAGATAAGTATTGAGTTTTCATTTGGAACTATATgaaccaaattttaatattttcttaattatattaGCAAATATTAAAACCAGTGGccctattaatattttcttaatgatATGTTCTTACAAGTGATTATTATGAGCGTTCAATTATtgaatggatggatggatggaaaTGGTCTGTCAGATTGTGTGCAGCTAAATAAGGATTCTTTGTGGGATTTTTGTATCACAATGTCCCACAGCAAATGGAAGCTGCCTACTTGCTATCCATTGGAATCCAATGTTATAAGCAATTTTCACACTTAGTTTTATaaggaaaacaaataaactttgttttaaaat carries:
- the LOC111795559 gene encoding uncharacterized protein LOC111795559, whose translation is MKYVRPLNLFRDLLKGNALERGRFLGLDVGDKYVGLAVSDPDNKIASPLSVLFRKKTNMHLMALDFQRLISELSLSGFIVGYPFDGQRRNADAVQVKIFIDDLCKTGKLEGVKYTFWDECFTSKNVELLIKPLKLPPILSKTIIDKFAAVGILQAYLDHFNRRPELEER
- the LOC111795543 gene encoding probable serine/threonine-protein kinase At5g41260 isoform X1 yields the protein MGCECSKFADCCFGSEETKPVASVPEDESVVKSELDVPTFREFTIDQLRTATSGFAVENIVSEHGEKAPNVVYKGKLDNQRRIAVKRFNRSAWPDARQFLEEARAVGQLRNHRLANLLGCCFEGEERLLVAEFMPNETLAKHLFHWENQPMKWSMRLRVALHLAQALEYCTSKGRALYHDLNAYRIVFDDEGNPRLSCFGLMKNSRDGRSYSTNLAFTPPEYLRTGGITPESVIYSFGTLLLDLLSGKHIPPSHALDLIRDRNLQMLTDSCLEGQFSNDEGTELVRLASRCLQYEPRERPNTKSLVAALIPLQKDVEVPSHALMGIPHDAATMNLSSLGEASLRMDMTAIHEILENIGYKDDEGAATELSFQMWTNQMQDTLTSKKKGDFAFRQKDFRAAIECYTQFIEVGTMVSPTVFARRSLAYLISSMPQEALDDAMQAQVISPLWHVASYLQASALFALGKDNEAHIALREGSVLESKRNAAT
- the LOC111795543 gene encoding probable serine/threonine-protein kinase At5g41260 isoform X2, whose amino-acid sequence is MGCECSKFADCCFGSEETKPVASVPEDESVVKSELDVPTFREFTIDQLRTATSGFAVENIVSEHGEKAPNVVYKGKLDNQRRIAVKRFNRSAWPDARQFLEEARAVGQLRNHRLANLLGCCFEGEERLLVAEFMPNETLAKHLFHWENQPMKWSMRLRVALHLAQALEYCTSKGRALYHDLNAYRIVFDDEGNPRLSCFGLMKNSRDGRSYSTNLAFTPPEYLRTGGITPESVIYSFGTLLLDLLSGKHIPPSHALDLIRDRNLQMLTDSCLEGQFSNDEGTELVRLASRCLQYEPRERPNTKSLVAALIPLQKDVEVPSHALMGIPHDAATMNLSSLGEASLRMDMTAIHEILENIGYKDDEGAATELSFQMWTNQMQDTLTSKKKGDFAFRQKDFRAAIECYTQLVAYCLDEDH
- the LOC111795490 gene encoding tubulin beta chain-like — translated: MREILHLQAGQCGNQIGAKFWEVVCDEHGIDPTGNYTGTSNLQLERVNVYYNEASGGRYVPRAVLVDLEPGTMDSLRTGPYGNIFRPDNFVFGQNGAGNNWAKGHYTEGAELVDSVLDVVRKEAENCDCLQGFQVCHSLGGGTGSGMGTLLISKIREEYPDRMMLTFSVFPSPKVSDTVVEPYNATLSVHQLVENADECMVLDNEALYDICFRTLKLTNPSFGDLNHLISTTMSGVTCCLRFPGQLNSDLRKLAVNLIPFPRLHFFMVGFAPLTARGSQQYRALTIPELTQQMWDAKNMMCAADPRHGRYLTASALFRGKMSTKEVDEQMINVQNKNSSYFVEWIPNNVKSSVCDIPPTGLSMSSTFMGNSTSIQEMFRRVSEQFTVMFRRKAFLHWYTGEGMDEMEFTEAESNMNDLVSEYQQYQDAVAEDEEEDDMLEHE